The sequence GGCGATGAGGCACAGATCGGACATCTCAACACCGAGCTGATCGGCCACCTGCCGGTAGGTCTCGGGCGCCGGCTTGAACTTCTGCACCGCCTCGACACTGAAGGACCGTTCGAAGAACTCGCTGATGCCGGCGCGCTCGAGCGGCGTGGGCGAGGCGCCGCTGGCCGAGTTGGTCAGCGTCACCATGCGGAAGCCGGCCTCGCGCAGCCGGGTGAGCGCGGGGGCTACATCGGGGTGGGCCGGCATGCTGCCCATGCGCGCTTTGAGTTCGTCGATGTCGCTGTCGGCGAGGGCAACGCCCCGGATGGTGGCGACCATGCGCAGCGTGCCGACGCCGAGTTCGCCAAAGGGTGTGTACAGGCCCGACAGCGTCAGGGTCTGCGAGTAAAGGATGAGTTGCGCGAACCACTCCCGGAGTACAGCCGGGTCGCCGAAGATGCGCTTGAACAGCGGGGCGAGCGTGGTGATGTCGAGCAGTGTTTCGTTGACGTCGAAGACGAGGATCGGGGGCGGGGTGTGGTGGGGCATGGGACCTCCATCTCGGGCGGCCGCCGCCCGGCCGGCCCAGTGTAACCGCCCCGCCGGTGCGACGGGTTGCGGCGGTGTTGGCGAGTGCGTATCCAGCGTATCGAGAGAAGCGACCGCGGCGGGAATTCCCGCTGGTGTCGCGAGCGTCTACTGTTAACGCATTCACTGCCTTTGGGCGATGTCACCGGAGACGCCAATGCGCCATCTTGCAATCGATGTGGGCCCCCATCACTTCGTGGCCCGCCTGGAAGAGGCGGCTGCGCCGAAGACCTGCGCCGCCTTCTTGCGCCTGCTGCCCTTTGCCAACCAGGCCATCCATTCGCGCTGGAGCGGCGAGGCGGTGTGGGTGCCGCTGGGCGATTTCGATACCGGGCTGGGCTTCGAGAACCACACCAGCCACCCCTCGCGCGGCGACGTGCTGCTCTATCCGGGCGGGTTTTCCGAAACCGAGATTCTGTTTGCCTATGGCAATAGCTGCTTCGCCAGCAAGATGGGGCAGCTGGCGGGTAACCACTTCCTGACCGTGGTCGAGGGCAGCGAGCAGTTGATGGAGATGGGCCGCCGGGTGTTGTGGCAGGGCGCGCAGGCGATCCGCTTCAGCGACCTGGGCGAGCGCTGAGCGATGACAATACGAAGGAGCACCCCATGAAAACGATCCGCATGCTGACGCTGGACGACGTCAAGCGCATCGCCGCGGCGGCCGAGGCCGAAGCCGTGGCCAAGCAGTGGGCGGTGAGCATCGCCGTGTGCGATGCCGGCGGCCACGCCCTGTGGCTGCAGCGCATGGACGGCGCGCCGCTGATGAGCGCCGCGGTGGCGCCCGAGAAGGCGCGCACCTGCGTGCTCACCGGCAAGCCCAGCAAGGTGTTCGAAGACATGGTCAATACCGGCCGCATCGCCGCCCTGTCGATGCCGGTGGTGCCGCTCGAAGGCGGCGAGCCGATCGTGGTCGATGGGGTGGTGGTTGGTGCGGTGGGGGTCTCCGGCGTCACGGCCGGCGAGGACGCCCAGGTGGCGCGCGCCGGGGTGGCGGCGCTGGGCAGCGCTTGATCAGGCGGCGCACGGCGTAGGGCGGATAAGCGCAGCGCATCCGCCATCGGTGCCCCATCGGTGCGGTGTTTGGCGGATGCGCCTTCGGCTTATCCGCCCTACGAGTACGCCGCCCGACGCCGGGTGGGCTCAGCCGCCTTTCTTGAGGTCCACCAGCGGCACCACGCTGTCGTCGAACTTGAGCCGTTCGCGGCCCGGCTCCATCTCGGTGAGCGGCGCACAGGGCTTGAGCGTGGCCAGGCAGCGCTCGGTCAGCTCCTGGTAGGTTCGGGTGCCGTCGCTCTTCCAGGCAATTTCCTGCTCGGACAGCTCGCGCATCACCTTGGCCGGCATGCCGGCCACCAGATGACGGGCGGGCAGCACCATGCCGGCCTTCACAAAGGCGCAGGCGGCGACGATGGTGGCTTCGCCAACCACGGCATTGTCCATGACCACGGCGTTCATGCCGATAAGCGCGTTCTTGCCGACACGGCAGCCGTGCAGCACGGCGCCGTGGCCGACATGTCCGTCTTCCTCGATCACCGTGTCGGTGCCGGGAAAGCCGTGCATCACGCAGGTGTCCTGCACATTCGAGCCGGCTTCGAGCACGATGCGGCCGAAGTCGCCGCGCAGCGAGGCGAGCGGGGCGACGTAGCAGTGCGGGCCGATGATGACGTCGCCGATCAGCACGGCATCGGGATGCACGAAGGCGGTGGGGTGGATGACCGGTTTGAGGCCGTCGATTTCATAGCAGGGCATGGTGGGCGTCCTTGGTAGGGCGGATAAGCCGAAGGCGCATCCGCCATCGGTGCCTCGTCGGGGCGGTGTTTGGCGGATGCGCTGCGCTTATCCGCCCTACATGCTTACTCGGCGACGTGATAACGGCGCTGAATCACACGGAAGCGGTTGGCGACAAAGGCCGCGTCCGAGTAGCTGGCGTTGGCCGAGGGGTTGGCGCCGGTGCCGTGGTAGTCGGAGAAGGCTGCCGACTGATTCACGAACACGCCGCCGGTCAGGTTGATCGACAGCGCGACGCCGGCGCGCAGGGTGGCGTCGGTCATGGCATCGATGACGTCCTGCCTGGTCGAATACAGGCCGACGGTGAGGGCGCCGTGTTCCTTGACGATGCGCTCGGACAAGGCGATGGCCGCTGCGCCATCGGCCACCTTGACCACGAAGCTGATCGGGCCGAAGCGCTCTTCCATATAGCTCTTTTCGTCCGCCGCGTCGCAGGTCAGCAGTACCGGGGTGTGCACCTCGGCGTCGGGGAACTGCGGATGCACCAGTTTTTTCGAGTCGAGCACGATCTTGCCGTGCGCGCCGGCTTCGTTGATGCGGTCGACCGTGGCGTCGGACTGGATGGCGCCGAGCACCGCGGTGGCGACGTTGATGTCGCCGAGGAATTTCTCGATCGCCGCGCCGAGATCATGCGCCACCTCGTCGAAACTCTTGTGGCCCTGGTCGGTGTCGATGCCGCCGGCCGGCACCAGAATCGCCTGGGTGGTGGTGCACATCTGGCCCGAGTACAGGCTGAGCGTGAAGGCCAGGTTGCGCAGCATGGCTTTGTAGCTATCGGTGGATTCGATCACCACGTTGTTAACCCCGGCCAGCTCGGCATACACCTGAGCCTGGCGGGCGTTGTCGAGCAGCCACTGGCCGAAGACGTTGCTGCCGGTGAAGTCGATGGACTTGACCGCCGGGTGGGTGGCCAGCGCCTGGGTGTCGGCGCGCTTGTCGACCACGGCCAGGCTGATCAGGTTGGGGTCGAGGCCGGCCTCGACCAGTACCTCGCGCGCGATGCGCACGGTGATGGCGGCGGGCAGGATGGCGTTGCTGTGCGGCTTGATGATCACCGGGTTGCCGGTGGCCAGCGCGGCGAACACGCCGGGGTAGGTGTTCCAGGTGGGGAAGGTGCCGCAGCCGATCACCAGCGCCACGCCGCGGCCGACGATCTCGAAATGCTTCTTCATCACCAGCGGCGGGTTCTTGCCCTGCGGCTTGTTCCAGATGGCCTCGGGCACGACGCGCGACTGCTCGTCCCAGGCGTAGGCCACGGCCTCCAGGCCGCGGTCCTGCGCATGCGGGCCGCCGGCCTGGAAGGCCATCATCCAGCCCTGGCCGGTGGTCAGCATCACCGCGTGGGCGATCTCGAAGCTGCGCTTGTTGAGGCGGTCGAGGATCTCCAGGCACACGCCGGTGCGCCCGGCCGCGCCGAGCTTCTGCCAGGCGGGCATGGCGGCCTGGGCGGCGGCGATCAGCGCCTCGGTGTCGCACACCGGGTAGCTGACGTTCAGCGGCACGCCGTAGGGCGAGCGCTCGGAGGCGCTCCAGCCGCGCTGGCCGGGCTGGTCGAGCGCGAACTCGCGACCGACGCAGGCGTCGATGGCGGCCTTGCCGTCGGCGTCGGCGGTTTCGCCATAGACGCGCGGACTGGGCATCTCGTTGAACGGCGTCCAGTAGGCACGCGAGCGGATGGCGCCGAGCGCCTGTTCCAGGGTGGCCTGATGCTTCTCGAACAGCGGGTGTGACATGGTGTCTCCTTCAGGGCGGCGGCCTGGCTCGGTACCTGGGGCGGGCGTGTCGGCCGTTTTTTGATCCGGGGCTTGCTTTTTTGACGTAGATCAATTTTACTGTTGATCGACCGGTCGGTCAAACAAAGAAAAAGCACGACACCGACCGCCGCAGTATAGGTTGCCGAACGCACGCTGCCGAGCAGGCCGCGACGCGAGCGGTGGAGGAGACACCCGCCCGGGCCCCGCCCCGGACGCCCAAGGACGACGCCATGGCGCATGTTTTCGACACGATCACCCTCGAGATGTCCGAGGGCGTGGCCACCCTGACCCTCAACCGGCCCGAGCGGCTCAACAGCTTCACCGACGCCATGCACGCCGAAGTGCGTGCCGCGCTCGACGCGATCCGCGCCGGCCGCGCCGACGGCACGGTGCGCGCCATGGTGCTGACCGGCGCCGGCCGCGGCTTCTGTGCCGGGCAGGATCTGTCGGACCGCAGCGTGTCGGCCGGCGATGCCGCGCCGGACCTGGGCGCCTCGGTCGAGAAAAACTACAAGCCGCTGGTGATGGCGCTGCGCGCACTCGACATGCCGGTGATTGCCGCCGTCAATGGCGTGGCCGCCGGCGCGGGCGCCAATCTGGCGCTGGCCTGTGACCTGGTGTTTGCCGCGCGTTCGGCCAGCTTCATTCAGGCCTTCTGCAAGCTGGGTCTGATCCCCGACACCGGCGGCACCTGGATTTTGCCGCGACTGCTCGGTCCGGCACGGGCGATGGGTCTGGCGATGCTCGGCGACAAACTGCCGGCCGAGCAGGCCGAAGCCTGGGGCCTGATCTGGAAGTGTGTGGATGATGCCGACTTGATGCCGACGGTGAGTGCGCTCGCCCGCCAGATGGCGGCCGGCCCGACCTTCGGCTTTGCCCAGACCAAGAAGGCGATCTGGGCCAGTTCGACCCAGGACTTCGCCACCCAGCTCGACATGGAGCGCGACATGATGCGCGCCTGTGGCCAGTCGGACGACTATCGCGAGGGCGTGGCCGCCTTCATGGAAAAGCGCGCGCCGCGCTTTACGGGGCGCTGAACGATGCGCGCGCTGAAGACCTCCGACAAGGTGCTGGTGATCGGCGCCGGCGCCATGGGCAGCGGCATCGCCCATGTGGCCGCCGTGGCCGGCCACACCGTCTACTTGTATGATATGCAGGCCGAGGCGGTCGCGCGTGGCCGTGCCGGCATCGCCAAGGATCTGGACGTCCTGGTCAGCCGCGACAAGCTTGGCCGCGAGGTCGCCGACGCGGCGCTGGCGCGGGTGCTGCCGATCGGCAATCTGTCCGATGCGCAGGATGCGCGGCTGGCGATCGAGGCCGTGGTCGAGCGGCTCGACGTCAAGCAGGCGCTGTTCGCCGAGCTTGAGGCCATCCTCGCGCCCGAGGCGATCCTCGCCACCAATACCTCCTCTCTGTCGATCACCGCCCTGGCCGCGCCGCTGGCCCGGCCCGGCCAGGTGGTGGGCATGCACTTCTTCAACCCCGCGCCGCGCATGAAGCTGGTCGAGGTGGTGTCGGGCCTGGCCACCGCGCCGGCCGTGGCGCAGACCGTCCATGCCACCGCCGGTGTGTGGGGCAAGGTGCCGGTGTTCGCCAAGTCCACGCCGGGCTTCATCGTCAATCGGGTGGCGCGCCCCTACTACGGCGAGGCGCTGCGCGTGCTGGCCGAGCAGGCCGCCACGCCGGCCACGCTGGATGCGGCGATGCGCGAGGGCTGCGGCTTTCCGATGGGGCCCTTCGAGCTGATGGACCTGATCGGCCACGATGTGAACCACGCTGTCAGCCAGTCGGTGTATGCCGCCTGCTTCAACGACAGCCGCTACACCCCGCACCTGATCCAGCAGGAGCTGGTGTACGCCGGGCGCCTCGGCCGCAAGAGCGGTCAGGGTTTCTACGCCTACGGCGAGGGGGCTGCGTTGCCGGCGCCGGCAGATCTGCCACTCGCCCCGGCGGCGCGGCGGGTGCGCGTGGTGGGCGACCTCGGCCCCGCCGCGGCGCTGATCGGCCGTCTCGAACAGGCGGGCCTCACCGTCGAGCGCACCGCCGGCACGGGCCACGGCTGGCTGGAGATCGGCGCGGCGCGCCTGATGCTCAGCGACGGGCGCACCGCCACCCGGCGTGCGGTCGACAGCGGCTTCGACCATGTGGTGCTGTTCGACCTGTGCCTCGACTTTGCCAAGACCCCGCGCCTGACCCTGAGCGCCGCCGACCAATGCGGTCGCGGCGCGCTCACCGATGTTGTCGGCACCTTGCAGGCGGCCAGCTTCAAGGTGGCGCAACTGGACGACGTGGCCGGGCTGCTGGCGCTGCGCACCGTGGCCATGCTGGCCAACGAAGCCGCCGACGCGGTACTCGCCGGCATCGGCTCGGCGGCCGACATCGACACCGCCATGCGCTACGGCACCAACTATCCGCTGGGGCCGCTGGCCTGGGCCGACCGGCTCGGCCCGGCCTTTATCGCCGAGGTGCTCGACCACCTGCGCGCGCATTATGTCGATACCCGCTACCGCCTCTCGCCGCTGCTGCAACGCAAGGCGCTGACCGGCGCCACCTTTCATGCCCACTGACACGAGCCCCATGGACGCCAAGACACTCACTCCCCAGCAGATCGCCGAACAGGTGCGCGACACCATGTTCGCCAACGACCAGGCCTCGCGCGGCCTCGGCATGCAGTTTATCGAGGTCGGCCCCGGCCGCGCCACGCTGACCATGACCGTGCGCGCCGACATGCTCAACGGCTTCGCCATCATCCACGGCGGCTTCGTCACCACGCTGGCCGACTCGGCCTTTGCCTTTGCCTGCAACAGCTACAACGAGCAGACGGTGGCCTCGGGCATCAGCGTGGATTTCATCGCGCCGGCGCGCGAGGGCGACGTGCTCACCGCCACGGCGCGCGAAGTGGCGCTGTCGGGCCGCACCGGGGTGTACGACATCACCGTGACCAACCAGCACGGCGCCATCATTGCCGTGATGCGGGGCAAGAGCTACCGGCTCAAGGGCCGGGCGGTGTTCCCGCAGTAAAGACATCCACGCGGCGGCGCGACATAAAAAGACCAGGCGCCGCCGACACCAGAGACAGGGAAGAGGAGACAAACCATGACCTGCAAGATGCCCGCGCCGGGCGACCTCGAAGCGATCGAAACCGCGAGTCGCGACGAGTTGCAAGCCACCCAGCTCAAGCGCATGCAGTGGAGCGTGCAGCACGCCTACGACAACGTGCCGCACTACAAGCGGAAGTTCGACGAAGCCGGCGTGCACCCGAGCGACCTGAAGACGCTGGCCGACCTGGCCAAGTTCCCCTTCACCGGCAAGCAGGACCTGCGCGACAACTACCCCTTCGGCCTGTTTGCCGTGCCGCGCGAGAAGGTGGTGCGGGTGCATGCCTCGTCGGGCACCACCGGCAAGCCGACGGTGGTCGGCTACACCTCGCGCGACATCGATACCTGGGCGCGGGTGGTGGCGCGCTCGATCCGCGCCTCGGGCGGGCGGGCCGGCGACATCGTGCATGTGTCCTACGGCTACGGGCTGTTTACCGGCGGCCTGGGCGCGCACTACGGCGCCGAGAAGCTCGGCTGTACCGTCATCCCGATGTCCGGCGGCCAGACCGAGAAGCAGATCCAGATCATCCAGGACTTCAAGCCCGACATCATCATGGTGACGCCGTCCTACATGCTGACCATCCTCGACGAGATGGAGCGCATGGGGATCGACCCGAAGAGTACCTCGCTCAAGATCGGCATCTTCGGCGCCGAGCCCTGGACGCACGCCATGCGCCAGGCCATGGAGGAGCGCTCGGGCATGGACGCGGTGGACATCTACGGCCTGTCCGAAGTGATGGGGCCGGGCGTGGCCAACGAGTGCATCGAGAGCAAGGACGGCCCGGTCATCTGGGAAGACCACTTCTACCCCGAGATCATCGACCCGGTCACCGGCGAGGTGCTGCCCGACGGCGAAGAGGGCGAGCTGGTGTTCACCACGCTGTCCAAGGAGGCGCTGCCGGTGATCCGCTACCGCACCCGCGACCTCACCCGCCTGCTGCCGCCCACCTCGCGCAGCATGCGCCGCATGGCCAAGATCACCGGCCGCTCGGACGACATGCTGATCATCCGCGGCGTCAATGTGTTCCCGACCCAGATCGAGGAGCTGATCTGCAAGATGCCCAAGCTCGCGCCCCAGTATGTGCTGGAGGTCGACAAGCAGGGCCACATGGACACCCTGACGGTGAAGGTCGAGACCAACCCCGAGGTGCCGGTCGGCCGTCATCCGGAACAGAAAGAGGCGTTGGCCAAAGAGCTGACGCACCACATCAAGAGCCTGATCGGCGTGTCCGCAAAGGTCATCGTCGGCGATCCGTTCAGCATCGAGCGGGTCACCGTCGGCAAGGCCAAGCGGGTCATTGACCGCCGACCCAAGGATTAAGCGCGCCCCAAGCACGCAAGGAGAGCACTGATGTATACCCAAGCACTCGACATCCCCGGCCAGCAGCCCAAGGGCAAGCCCGATGCGGTCGAAAATGCCGCCTACCAGGCCGAGTTCGACGCCCGCATCGACGCCGGCGCCACCATCGAAGCCAAGGACTGGATGCCCGAGGCCTACCGCAAGACGCTGATCCGCCAGATCAGCCAGCATGCGCATTCGGAGATCGTCGGCATGCTGCCCGAAGGCAACTGGATCAGTCGCGCACCGAGCCTCAAGCGCAAGGCCATCTTGCTGGCCAAGGTGCAGGACGAGGGCGGTCACGGTCTCTACCTCTACGCCGCCGCCGAGACGCTCGGCGTGTCGCGCGACGAGCTGACCGAGGCGCTGCTCTCGGGCAAGGCCAAGTACAGCTCCATCTTCAATTACCCGACGCTCAACTGGGCCGACGTGGGCGTGATCGGCTGGCTGGTCGACGGCGCGGCGATCATGAACCAGATCCCGCTGTGCAAGTGCAGCTACGGCCCCTACGCCCGCGCCATGGTGCGGGTGTGCAAGGAGGAGTCCTTCCACCAGCGCCAGGGCTACGACGCCCTGCTGGCGATGATGGGTGGCACCGAGGAACAGCGCGAGATGGTGCAGGACGCGGTCAATCGCTGGTGGTGGCCGTCGCTGATGATGTTCGGCCCGCATGACGCCGACTCGCCCAACTCCGGCCAGAGCATGCGCTGGGGCATCAAGCGCATCTCCAACGACGACCTGCGCCAGAAGTTCGTCGACGCCACGGTGCCGCAGGCCAAGGTGCTCGGCGTGACGCTGCCCGACCCGGACCTCAAGTGGAACGAGGACCGCGGCCACTACGACTTTGGCACCATCGACTGGGACGAATTCTGGAACGTGGTCAATGGTCACGGCCAGTGCAACGTCGATCGCCTGGCCACCCGCGTCAAGGCCTGGGAAGACGGTGCCTGGGTGCGCGAAGCGGCGATCGCCCACGCCGAAAAACAGGCGGCCCGCGAGAAGGCCGCGGCCTGACAGAGACAATGGAGAACATCATGGAACGCAAGGAATGGCCGCTGTGGGAAATTTTCGTCCGCAGCAAGAACGGCCTCGATCACAAGCACTGTGGCAGCGTGCATGCCACCGACGCACGCATGGCCCTGCAGGTCGCGCGTGATGTGTACACCCGCCGCCAGGAAGGCGTGTCGATCTGGGCGGTGAAGGCCTCGGACATCGTCGCCTCCGACCCGGACGCCAAGCCCGAGCTGTTCGACCCGGCCGAGGACAAGATCTACCGGCACCCGACCTTCTACACGCTGCCCGACGAAGTGGACCACATGTGATGGGGGCGCCAATGACGATGCAGACCACCCCCGAGCACCTGGAATACGTGCTGCGCCTCGGCGACGCGGCGCTGATCCACGGCCAGCGCCTGTCCGAGTGGTGCGGCCATGCGCCGGTGCTCGAAGAAGACATGGCCATGGCCAACATGGCGCTCGACCTCATCGGCCAGGCGCGCCTGCTGCTGACCCACGCCGGCAAGCTCGAAGGGCAGGGGCGCGACGAAGACGCGCTGGCCTTCCTGCGCCACGAGGGCCAGTACCGCAACCCGACGCTGTGCGAGATGCCCAACACGGACTTCGCCCACACCCTGGTCAAGGCCTTCCTGCTCGGCAGCTTCAACCTGCTGCTGTGGGAGCGCCTCGGCGGTTCGGGCGATGCCGAGCTGGCCGCGATTGCCGCCAAGAGCCTGAAGGAAGCGCGCTACCACGCCGAGCACACTGGCGACTGGGTGATCCGTCTCGGCGACGGCACCGAGGAGAGCCACCGCCGCGCCCAGGCCGCACTCGACGTGCTGTGGCCCTACACCAACGAGCTGTTCGCGCCCAACGCCACCGACGACACGGTGTCCGCCGCCGGCATCGGCCCGGCCTGGTCGGAGCTGGCCGCGGACTGGGAAGCCGCCGTGCTGCCGGTGCTCCAGCACGCCACGCTCACCGTGCCGGCGCGCACGCCCTTCCAGAGCTATGGCAAGTTCGGTCGCCACAGCGAATACATGGGCCATCTGCTGGCGCACATGCAGCACCTGCCGCGCAGCTTCCCCGGCGCGACGTGGTAACCGCGATGCTGACCGAAGCCCAGGCCTGGCAGGCGCTCGATGCGGTGGAAGACCCCGAGATCCCGGTGGTCTCGGTCACCGAGCTGGGCATCGTGCGCGAGGTCGTCGCCGAAGGCGACGCGCTGCGCGTGGTGGTCACGCCGACCTACAGCGGCTGCCCGGCCACCGAGCTGATCGCCGAGAGCATCGTCGATGCGCTCAAGGCGGCCGGCGCTGGCGCGGTGACGGTCGAGACCCGGCTGTCGCCGGCCTGGAGCACCGACTGGATCGCCGACGACGCGCGCGACAAGCTGCGCGCCTACGGCATCGTGCCGCCGCAGTCGGCGGCGCCGGGCGGTGGCCAGGTGGTGCGCTTCATGTCGCGCACCCTGCCATGCCCGCGCTGCGGCTCGACGCGCACCACGCGCCTGTCCGAATTCGGTTCCACCGCCTGCAAGGCGCTGTATCGCTGCGAAGACTGCCGCGAGCCTTTCGAATACTTCAAACCGATCTGAAAAAGCTCGGGAGAGACCGCATGAATCCCAAATTCCACCCCCTCAAGATTGCCGAAGTGCGCCGCGAGACGGCCGACTCGGTGAGCCTGCGCTTCAATGTGCCGGCCGAACTGGCCGAGGACTACCGCTTCGTGCAGGGCCAGCACCTGACGCTCAAGGCCCGTGTCGACGGTCAGGATGTGCGCCGCTCCTATTCCATCTGCGCCGGCGTCGACGACGGCGAGCTGCGCGTGGCGATCAAGCAGGTCAAGGGCGGCCTGTTCTCCAGCTGGGTCAACGGCGGCGCGCTCAAGGCCGGCGACACCGTCGAGGTGATGACGCCGGAGGGGCGCTTCCACGCCCCGCTCGATGCGGCCCACGCCAAGCACTATGTGGCTTTCGCCGCCGGCAGCGGCATCACCCCGATCCTGTCGCTGATCAAGACCACGCTGGCGCGCGAGCCGGGCAGCCGCTTCACCCTGGTGTATGGCAACCGCGGCACCAAGAGCGTGATGTTCGGCGAGGCGCTCGAGGACATCAAGAACCGCTACCTGACCCGCTTTACCTTCTACTCGCTGTTCTCGCGCGAGGCACAGGACGTGCCGCTGTTCAACGGCCGGCTCGACCAGGCCAAGGTGGCCGCCTTCCTCGACACGCTGATCCCGGTCGGCGACATCGACGAGGCCTTCATCTGCGGGCCCGGCGCGATGATCGACGAGGTCGAGGCGGCGCTGCTGGCCGCTGGCCTGGACGCCGGCCACATCCACCTGGAGCGCTTTGGCGTCCCCGACGCGGCGCCGACCCACCATGCCGAGCCGGGCGACGCCGCGGCGGCGACCATCACCCTGATCCAGGACGGCCTGCGCCGCGAGGTGGCCTTCCGCAAGGACGACCCGTCGATCCTCGACGTGGCGCTGGGCGCCGGCATGGACCTGCCGTATGCCTGCAAGGGTGGGGTATGCTGCACCTGCCGCGCCAAGGTGCTCGAAGGCCGCGTCCGCATGGACAAGAACTTCGCCCTCGAGCAGACCGATGTGGACGCCGGCTATGTGCTCACCTGTCAGGCCCATCCGCTCACCGAGCGGGTCGTCATCAGTTTTGACGAGCGTTGAGATGGTCGCCCCGACGGTGAGCGTTTTGCATTCGAACGGGCAACACACACATGGCACGTACCAAAGCAGCGACTCACGACCAGCAACGCAACGCCATCCTCGCGAAGGCGGCGGAGCTGTTTGCCGACAAGGGTTTCCACGCCACCTCCATGTCGCAGCTGGCGGCCGCCTGCGGCGTTTCCAAGCCGCTGCTCTACCACTACGCCAAGGACAAGGCGGAGATGCTGTTCAGTGTGGCCGACAGCTACATGGACACCCTCGTGGAGCTGGTGGACGAGGTCGAATCCGAGGCGCTGCCGCCCGAAGCGCATCTGCGCCGGCTGATCGCCCGCTTTCTCGAAACCTACGCCACCGCGCACAGCCATCACCGTGTGCTGGTGCAGGACGTGCGCCATCTGGACGAGGTGCCGCGCCAGCAGGTGGCCGACAAGGAGCGGGCGGTGGTGGCGGCCTTCGCACGGGCGGTGGCGGCGGTCGAGCCGGGCATCAGCGCCAAGGGCCTGGACAAGGTCGTGGCGATGATCCTGTTCGGCATGATGAACTGGACCTTCACCTGGTTGCGCGCCAACGGCCCGCTGACCTACGAGGACATGGCGCCGCTGGTGACGGGCATTTTGCTCAACGGGGTGCACGGCACGCTCGGCGAGCGCAAGCACAGCAACGTGCCCGCCTGACGCGGCGCGCACCGGCCTGCCGGCCGGTGGCGACACGTCGTCGGGCACATCAAGGGAGATGGATGTGTTGCATGACGTGTTGATCTGTGACGGCGTTCGCACGCCGTTTGGCCGCTACGGTGGCGCCCTGTCCGGCGTGCGCGCCGACGACCTGGCGGCCATTCCCATCCGTGCGCTGATCGAGCGCAACCCCGGCGTCGACTGGGCGGCGGTGGACGACATCTACTACGGCTGCGCCAATCAGGCCGGCGAAGACAACCGCAACGTGGCGCGCATGGCCGGCCTGCTCGCCGGCTTGCCGGTCGAGGTGCCCGGCGCCACGCTCAACCGCCTGTGCGGCTCGGGGTTGGACGCCATCGGCACCGCGGCCCGCGCCATCCGCTGCGGCGAGGCGAAGCTGATGATCGCCGGCGGCGTCGAGAGCATGAGCCGTGCGCCCTTCGTGCTGGCCAAGGCCGACAGCGCCTTCTCGCGCAGCGCGAAAATCGAAGACACCACCATCGGCTGGCGTTTCGTGAACGCGAAGATGAAGGCCGAATACGGCATCGACTCGATGCCCGAGACGGCCGAAAACGTCGCCGACGAATTTCATATCAACCACGCCGATCAGGACGCCTTCGCGCTGCGCAGCCAGCAGCGCTACGCCGCCGCCGCGGCGCGCGGCTTCTTCGACGGCGAACTGGTGCCGGTCAGCATCCCGCAGAAAAGGGGCGACCCGGTGGTGGTCAGCGTGGACGAGCATCCGCGCGAAACCTCGCTCGAAGCGCTCGGCCGGCTCAAGGGCGTGGTGCGCCCCGACGGCACGGTGACCGCCGGCAACGCCTCGGGTGTGAACGACGGATCGGTGGCGCTGCTGCTGGCCAACCGCGAGGCTGCCGAGCAGTTCGGACTCACGCCCCGGGGGCGGGTGGTCGCCATGGCCACGGCCGGCGTGCCG comes from Denitromonas sp. and encodes:
- the paaG gene encoding 2-(1,2-epoxy-1,2-dihydrophenyl)acetyl-CoA isomerase PaaG, with the translated sequence MAHVFDTITLEMSEGVATLTLNRPERLNSFTDAMHAEVRAALDAIRAGRADGTVRAMVLTGAGRGFCAGQDLSDRSVSAGDAAPDLGASVEKNYKPLVMALRALDMPVIAAVNGVAAGAGANLALACDLVFAARSASFIQAFCKLGLIPDTGGTWILPRLLGPARAMGLAMLGDKLPAEQAEAWGLIWKCVDDADLMPTVSALARQMAAGPTFGFAQTKKAIWASSTQDFATQLDMERDMMRACGQSDDYREGVAAFMEKRAPRFTGR
- the paaN gene encoding phenylacetic acid degradation protein PaaN, which encodes MSHPLFEKHQATLEQALGAIRSRAYWTPFNEMPSPRVYGETADADGKAAIDACVGREFALDQPGQRGWSASERSPYGVPLNVSYPVCDTEALIAAAQAAMPAWQKLGAAGRTGVCLEILDRLNKRSFEIAHAVMLTTGQGWMMAFQAGGPHAQDRGLEAVAYAWDEQSRVVPEAIWNKPQGKNPPLVMKKHFEIVGRGVALVIGCGTFPTWNTYPGVFAALATGNPVIIKPHSNAILPAAITVRIAREVLVEAGLDPNLISLAVVDKRADTQALATHPAVKSIDFTGSNVFGQWLLDNARQAQVYAELAGVNNVVIESTDSYKAMLRNLAFTLSLYSGQMCTTTQAILVPAGGIDTDQGHKSFDEVAHDLGAAIEKFLGDINVATAVLGAIQSDATVDRINEAGAHGKIVLDSKKLVHPQFPDAEVHTPVLLTCDAADEKSYMEERFGPISFVVKVADGAAAIALSERIVKEHGALTVGLYSTRQDVIDAMTDATLRAGVALSINLTGGVFVNQSAAFSDYHGTGANPSANASYSDAAFVANRFRVIQRRYHVAE
- the paaY gene encoding phenylacetic acid degradation protein PaaY, with amino-acid sequence MPCYEIDGLKPVIHPTAFVHPDAVLIGDVIIGPHCYVAPLASLRGDFGRIVLEAGSNVQDTCVMHGFPGTDTVIEEDGHVGHGAVLHGCRVGKNALIGMNAVVMDNAVVGEATIVAACAFVKAGMVLPARHLVAGMPAKVMRELSEQEIAWKSDGTRTYQELTERCLATLKPCAPLTEMEPGRERLKFDDSVVPLVDLKKGG
- a CDS encoding GlcG/HbpS family heme-binding protein is translated as MKTIRMLTLDDVKRIAAAAEAEAVAKQWAVSIAVCDAGGHALWLQRMDGAPLMSAAVAPEKARTCVLTGKPSKVFEDMVNTGRIAALSMPVVPLEGGEPIVVDGVVVGAVGVSGVTAGEDAQVARAGVAALGSA
- a CDS encoding DUF3830 family protein, producing the protein MRHLAIDVGPHHFVARLEEAAAPKTCAAFLRLLPFANQAIHSRWSGEAVWVPLGDFDTGLGFENHTSHPSRGDVLLYPGGFSETEILFAYGNSCFASKMGQLAGNHFLTVVEGSEQLMEMGRRVLWQGAQAIRFSDLGER
- a CDS encoding haloacid dehalogenase type II, with the translated sequence MPHHTPPPILVFDVNETLLDITTLAPLFKRIFGDPAVLREWFAQLILYSQTLTLSGLYTPFGELGVGTLRMVATIRGVALADSDIDELKARMGSMPAHPDVAPALTRLREAGFRMVTLTNSASGASPTPLERAGISEFFERSFSVEAVQKFKPAPETYRQVADQLGVEMSDLCLIACHLWDTVGAQAAGCHGALLTRPHNAMLPAAKLPAPDLSAPALGELAEQIIQRWKAG